One window from the genome of Solea solea chromosome 13, fSolSol10.1, whole genome shotgun sequence encodes:
- the si:dkey-256h2.1 gene encoding uncharacterized protein si:dkey-256h2.1 isoform X1, translating into MTVLRSNSLLLLVLLWFLVLTDHVTKAAAKTPRTQQGKGPEDTELRLQRSRKPSAPCFSASGPEPGDPADAFKVLTLDGEFSYEPGAARGSSTIIHAFTNKSAFLECLWSSEESVDSLFQDLPDSAQLLLLSMDESAVTDALWMREQLHRAAAKHSSKKEVLSRIHISPVPVFSLGNWIPYVLYTWGRKHGLSQAVFTSDGWKMPAIIKRLDARYDWLKGRWGQETFNLTDAGNGCEPSPSVAGAVAWVSEGNCSFFTKVQNMFKSNASGVLVHALPGNPIQDMNCVKDECNSSLDIPAAMVHLEPAVAQALRFGQKVNVSFQTTPCPNFFISIDQQGALAEMGGFLYPSFSFVSWQAQWFDFYTELQTKLHRPADVLSVFDRALMHGHAGAVATVRLPSGWLDVDTLELDVSLSCPSRRDVSCAHWDHTVQLFVCCDRLGPYCNAELGRWITAFRRGTGHWLTDVSPLLPLLDSNKCTFTMKTPPWAMPWMVSLNLRFSVSNETGTRVDKLRPFRVMSLYSGGTFDKNYNNRFQPIKFTVPASTRKVELFAVITGHGYDENHCCEFCVTSHHFIINATFNNSLIFDSAVSPLGCTTQVMEGAVPNEYGTWLYGRGGWCDGLQVAPWRTDVTKQLDLSGSESNTVFYFGLFEGRNPDPSQEPGYIIMSSFFVFYK; encoded by the exons ATGACTGTGCTGCGTTCAaactccctgctgctgctggttctcCTGTGGTTCCTTGTTTTGACAGATCATGTGActaaagcagcagcaaagacacCGAGGACACAACAGGGCAAAGGTCCCGAGGACACGGAGCTCCGGCTCCAGAGATCCAGGAAACCCTCCGCTCCGTGCTTCTCTGCCTCCGGGCCTGAGCCTGGAGACCCCGCAGACGCCTTCAAAGTCCTCACTCTGGACGGGGAGTTCTCCTACGAGCCCGGGGCCGCGCGTGGCTCCTCCACGATCATCCACGCGTTCACCAACAAGTCCGCGTTCCTGGAGTGTCTGTGGAGCTCAGAGGAGTCCGTGGATTCTCTGTTTCAGGATCTGCCGGACAgcgctcagctgctgctgctgtcgatGGACGAGTCTGCGGTCACTGATGCTCTGTGGATGCGCGAGCAGCTGCACCGAGCCGCCGCCAAGCACAG CAGTAAGAAGGAGGTTCTGTCCAGGATTCACATCTCTCCAGTGCCGGTCTTTTCTCTGGGGAACTGGATCCCGTATGTCCTCTACACCTGGGGACGCAAACATGGACTCTCACAGGCCGTCTTCACCTCGGACG GATGGAAAATGCCGGCGATCATCAAGCGACTGGACGCCAGGTACGACTGGCTCAAGGGACGCTGGGGTCAGGAGACGTTTAATTTGACCGACGCAGGAAATGGATGTGAGCCTTCGCCGTCCGTGGCCGGTGCTGTGGCCTGGGTGTCTGAGGGCAACTGCTCCTTCTTCACTAAG GTGCAGAACATGTTTAAATCCAACGCCTCCGGCGTCCTGGTCCATGCTCTGCCTGGAAACCCGATCCAGGACATGAACTGTGTTAAGGATGAATGTAATTCTTCGCTGGACATCCCAGCTGCCATGGTGCACCTGGAGCCGGCGGTGGCTCAGGCGCTGAG GTTTGGACAGAAGGTGAATGTGTCCTTCCAGACGACTCCGTGTCCAAACTTCTTCATCAGCattgaccagcagggggcgctggctGAGATGGGCGGCTTTCTTTACCCCTCGTTCAGCTTCGTCAGCTGGCAGGCGCAGTG GTTTGATTTCTACACAGAACTTCAGACCAAACTTCACCGTCCTGCTGAcgttctgtctgtgtttgacaGAGCGCTGATGCATGGACACGCAGGAGCTGTGGCTACAGTCAGGCTGCCCTCAG gctggTTGGACGTGGACACTCTGGAGCTGGACGTGTCTCTGTCGTGTCCCAGCAGGAGAGACGTGTCCTGTGCTCACTGGGATCACACggtgcagctgtttgtctgCTGCGATCGTCTCGGCCCGTACTGTAACGCAGAACTAGGCCGGTGGATCACGGCCTTCCGCAG AGGCACCGGACACTGGCTCACAGACGTGTCTCCACtgctccccctgctggacaGCAACAAATGCACGTTCACCATGAAGACGCCGCCGTGGGCGATGCCTTGGATGGTTTCCCTCAACCTGAGGTTCAGTGTCAGCAATGAGACGG GTACCCGTGTGGATAAGCTCCGCCCCTTCAGGGTGATGTCACTGTACAGCGGGGGAACCTTTGACAAAAACTACAACAACAGGTTCCAGCCAATCAAGTTCACTGTCCCAGCCTCGACAAGGAAG gtggaATTGTTCGCCGTCATCACAGGTCACGGCTACGATGAAAACCACTGCTGTGAATTCTGCGTCACCTCCCACCATTTTATCATCAACGCCACGTTCAACAACTCTCTGATATTTGACTCTGCAG TATCACCGCTGGGCTGTACCACGCAAGTGATGGAGGGGGCGGTGCCAAACGAATATGGCACGTGGCTGTATGGGCGAGGAGGCTGGTGTGACGGTCTACAGGTTGCCCCCTGGAGGACGGATGTCACTAAACAG TTGGACTTGAGTGGATCTGAATCCAACACTGTGTTTTACTTCGGTTTGTTCGAGGGACGAAATCCTGATCCGTCTCAAGAGCCCGGATACATCATCatgtcttctttctttgtcttctaCAAGTGA
- the si:dkey-256h2.1 gene encoding uncharacterized protein si:dkey-256h2.1 isoform X2, which translates to MTVLRSNSLLLLVLLWFLVLTDHVTKAAAKTPRTQQGKGPEDTELRLQRSRKPSAPCFSASGPEPGDPADAFKVLTLDGEFSYEPGAARGSSTIIHAFTNKSAFLECLWSSEESVDSLFQDLPDSAQLLLLSMDESAVTDALWMREQLHRAAAKHSKKEVLSRIHISPVPVFSLGNWIPYVLYTWGRKHGLSQAVFTSDGWKMPAIIKRLDARYDWLKGRWGQETFNLTDAGNGCEPSPSVAGAVAWVSEGNCSFFTKVQNMFKSNASGVLVHALPGNPIQDMNCVKDECNSSLDIPAAMVHLEPAVAQALRFGQKVNVSFQTTPCPNFFISIDQQGALAEMGGFLYPSFSFVSWQAQWFDFYTELQTKLHRPADVLSVFDRALMHGHAGAVATVRLPSGWLDVDTLELDVSLSCPSRRDVSCAHWDHTVQLFVCCDRLGPYCNAELGRWITAFRRGTGHWLTDVSPLLPLLDSNKCTFTMKTPPWAMPWMVSLNLRFSVSNETGTRVDKLRPFRVMSLYSGGTFDKNYNNRFQPIKFTVPASTRKVELFAVITGHGYDENHCCEFCVTSHHFIINATFNNSLIFDSAVSPLGCTTQVMEGAVPNEYGTWLYGRGGWCDGLQVAPWRTDVTKQLDLSGSESNTVFYFGLFEGRNPDPSQEPGYIIMSSFFVFYK; encoded by the exons ATGACTGTGCTGCGTTCAaactccctgctgctgctggttctcCTGTGGTTCCTTGTTTTGACAGATCATGTGActaaagcagcagcaaagacacCGAGGACACAACAGGGCAAAGGTCCCGAGGACACGGAGCTCCGGCTCCAGAGATCCAGGAAACCCTCCGCTCCGTGCTTCTCTGCCTCCGGGCCTGAGCCTGGAGACCCCGCAGACGCCTTCAAAGTCCTCACTCTGGACGGGGAGTTCTCCTACGAGCCCGGGGCCGCGCGTGGCTCCTCCACGATCATCCACGCGTTCACCAACAAGTCCGCGTTCCTGGAGTGTCTGTGGAGCTCAGAGGAGTCCGTGGATTCTCTGTTTCAGGATCTGCCGGACAgcgctcagctgctgctgctgtcgatGGACGAGTCTGCGGTCACTGATGCTCTGTGGATGCGCGAGCAGCTGCACCGAGCCGCCGCCAAGCACAG TAAGAAGGAGGTTCTGTCCAGGATTCACATCTCTCCAGTGCCGGTCTTTTCTCTGGGGAACTGGATCCCGTATGTCCTCTACACCTGGGGACGCAAACATGGACTCTCACAGGCCGTCTTCACCTCGGACG GATGGAAAATGCCGGCGATCATCAAGCGACTGGACGCCAGGTACGACTGGCTCAAGGGACGCTGGGGTCAGGAGACGTTTAATTTGACCGACGCAGGAAATGGATGTGAGCCTTCGCCGTCCGTGGCCGGTGCTGTGGCCTGGGTGTCTGAGGGCAACTGCTCCTTCTTCACTAAG GTGCAGAACATGTTTAAATCCAACGCCTCCGGCGTCCTGGTCCATGCTCTGCCTGGAAACCCGATCCAGGACATGAACTGTGTTAAGGATGAATGTAATTCTTCGCTGGACATCCCAGCTGCCATGGTGCACCTGGAGCCGGCGGTGGCTCAGGCGCTGAG GTTTGGACAGAAGGTGAATGTGTCCTTCCAGACGACTCCGTGTCCAAACTTCTTCATCAGCattgaccagcagggggcgctggctGAGATGGGCGGCTTTCTTTACCCCTCGTTCAGCTTCGTCAGCTGGCAGGCGCAGTG GTTTGATTTCTACACAGAACTTCAGACCAAACTTCACCGTCCTGCTGAcgttctgtctgtgtttgacaGAGCGCTGATGCATGGACACGCAGGAGCTGTGGCTACAGTCAGGCTGCCCTCAG gctggTTGGACGTGGACACTCTGGAGCTGGACGTGTCTCTGTCGTGTCCCAGCAGGAGAGACGTGTCCTGTGCTCACTGGGATCACACggtgcagctgtttgtctgCTGCGATCGTCTCGGCCCGTACTGTAACGCAGAACTAGGCCGGTGGATCACGGCCTTCCGCAG AGGCACCGGACACTGGCTCACAGACGTGTCTCCACtgctccccctgctggacaGCAACAAATGCACGTTCACCATGAAGACGCCGCCGTGGGCGATGCCTTGGATGGTTTCCCTCAACCTGAGGTTCAGTGTCAGCAATGAGACGG GTACCCGTGTGGATAAGCTCCGCCCCTTCAGGGTGATGTCACTGTACAGCGGGGGAACCTTTGACAAAAACTACAACAACAGGTTCCAGCCAATCAAGTTCACTGTCCCAGCCTCGACAAGGAAG gtggaATTGTTCGCCGTCATCACAGGTCACGGCTACGATGAAAACCACTGCTGTGAATTCTGCGTCACCTCCCACCATTTTATCATCAACGCCACGTTCAACAACTCTCTGATATTTGACTCTGCAG TATCACCGCTGGGCTGTACCACGCAAGTGATGGAGGGGGCGGTGCCAAACGAATATGGCACGTGGCTGTATGGGCGAGGAGGCTGGTGTGACGGTCTACAGGTTGCCCCCTGGAGGACGGATGTCACTAAACAG TTGGACTTGAGTGGATCTGAATCCAACACTGTGTTTTACTTCGGTTTGTTCGAGGGACGAAATCCTGATCCGTCTCAAGAGCCCGGATACATCATCatgtcttctttctttgtcttctaCAAGTGA
- the si:dkey-256h2.1 gene encoding uncharacterized protein si:dkey-256h2.1 isoform X3, which translates to MTVLRSNSLLLLVLLWFLVLTDHVTKAAAKTPRTQQGKGPEDTELRLQRSRKPSAPCFSASGPEPGDPADAFKVLTLDGEFSYEPGAARGSSTIIHAFTNKSAFLECLWSSEESVDSLFQDLPDSAQLLLLSMDESAVTDALWMREQLHRAAAKHSSKKEVLSRIHISPVPVFSLGNWIPYVLYTWGRKHGLSQAVFTSDGWKMPAIIKRLDARYDWLKGRWGQETFNLTDAGNGCEPSPSVAGAVAWVSEGNCSFFTKVQNMFKSNASGVLVHALPGNPIQDMNCVKDECNSSLDIPAAMVHLEPAVAQALRFGQKVNVSFQTTPCPNFFISIDQQGALAEMGGFLYPSFSFVSWQAQWFDFYTELQTKLHRPADVLSVFDRALMHGHAGAVATVRLPSGWLDVDTLELDVSLSCPSRRDVSCAHWDHTVQLFVCCDRLGPYCNAELGRWITAFRRGTGHWLTDVSPLLPLLDSNKCTFTMKTPPWAMPWMVSLNLRFSVSNETGTRVDKLRPFRVMSLYSGGTFDKNYNNRFQPIKFTVPASTRKVELFAVITGHGYDENHCCEFCVTSHHFIINATFNNSLIFDSADFFLVT; encoded by the exons ATGACTGTGCTGCGTTCAaactccctgctgctgctggttctcCTGTGGTTCCTTGTTTTGACAGATCATGTGActaaagcagcagcaaagacacCGAGGACACAACAGGGCAAAGGTCCCGAGGACACGGAGCTCCGGCTCCAGAGATCCAGGAAACCCTCCGCTCCGTGCTTCTCTGCCTCCGGGCCTGAGCCTGGAGACCCCGCAGACGCCTTCAAAGTCCTCACTCTGGACGGGGAGTTCTCCTACGAGCCCGGGGCCGCGCGTGGCTCCTCCACGATCATCCACGCGTTCACCAACAAGTCCGCGTTCCTGGAGTGTCTGTGGAGCTCAGAGGAGTCCGTGGATTCTCTGTTTCAGGATCTGCCGGACAgcgctcagctgctgctgctgtcgatGGACGAGTCTGCGGTCACTGATGCTCTGTGGATGCGCGAGCAGCTGCACCGAGCCGCCGCCAAGCACAG CAGTAAGAAGGAGGTTCTGTCCAGGATTCACATCTCTCCAGTGCCGGTCTTTTCTCTGGGGAACTGGATCCCGTATGTCCTCTACACCTGGGGACGCAAACATGGACTCTCACAGGCCGTCTTCACCTCGGACG GATGGAAAATGCCGGCGATCATCAAGCGACTGGACGCCAGGTACGACTGGCTCAAGGGACGCTGGGGTCAGGAGACGTTTAATTTGACCGACGCAGGAAATGGATGTGAGCCTTCGCCGTCCGTGGCCGGTGCTGTGGCCTGGGTGTCTGAGGGCAACTGCTCCTTCTTCACTAAG GTGCAGAACATGTTTAAATCCAACGCCTCCGGCGTCCTGGTCCATGCTCTGCCTGGAAACCCGATCCAGGACATGAACTGTGTTAAGGATGAATGTAATTCTTCGCTGGACATCCCAGCTGCCATGGTGCACCTGGAGCCGGCGGTGGCTCAGGCGCTGAG GTTTGGACAGAAGGTGAATGTGTCCTTCCAGACGACTCCGTGTCCAAACTTCTTCATCAGCattgaccagcagggggcgctggctGAGATGGGCGGCTTTCTTTACCCCTCGTTCAGCTTCGTCAGCTGGCAGGCGCAGTG GTTTGATTTCTACACAGAACTTCAGACCAAACTTCACCGTCCTGCTGAcgttctgtctgtgtttgacaGAGCGCTGATGCATGGACACGCAGGAGCTGTGGCTACAGTCAGGCTGCCCTCAG gctggTTGGACGTGGACACTCTGGAGCTGGACGTGTCTCTGTCGTGTCCCAGCAGGAGAGACGTGTCCTGTGCTCACTGGGATCACACggtgcagctgtttgtctgCTGCGATCGTCTCGGCCCGTACTGTAACGCAGAACTAGGCCGGTGGATCACGGCCTTCCGCAG AGGCACCGGACACTGGCTCACAGACGTGTCTCCACtgctccccctgctggacaGCAACAAATGCACGTTCACCATGAAGACGCCGCCGTGGGCGATGCCTTGGATGGTTTCCCTCAACCTGAGGTTCAGTGTCAGCAATGAGACGG GTACCCGTGTGGATAAGCTCCGCCCCTTCAGGGTGATGTCACTGTACAGCGGGGGAACCTTTGACAAAAACTACAACAACAGGTTCCAGCCAATCAAGTTCACTGTCCCAGCCTCGACAAGGAAG gtggaATTGTTCGCCGTCATCACAGGTCACGGCTACGATGAAAACCACTGCTGTGAATTCTGCGTCACCTCCCACCATTTTATCATCAACGCCACGTTCAACAACTCTCTGATATTTGACTCTGCAG atttttttttagtcacATGA
- the col28a1b gene encoding collagen, type XXVIII, alpha 1b — MEMLQRRNLRFSPLLLLVLVLVLVYEATGQRRTTQGHNINYRLHEDGDDDGGEEAQACSLEVAFILDSSESAKIFLFEKQKAFVLGFSTRLATLHMAGWRLRVRMAALQYSSTVSVEQRFSAWRDLDSFHGRVSTMSYIGHGTYTSYAVTNASQLLVEETAADSVRVAVLMTDGVDHPRSPDVVAAAAEGKDHGVRFFAVGLSDIAQQSQNNAKLRAVASTPTQQFLQSLLDHQLEDKLLKEMTAVALEGCQQPQTCLCERGETGQPGIPGRKGDTGFRGPPGLKGARGEPGLNGRPGIDGPEGRPGYKGNKGDRGDCGTPGDKGDAGFEGPPGSRGSKGEKGSLGPPGDAGPDGLAGPKGDKGHSGVPGPPGEFGIGFPGSKGEKGLQGRQGPLGPVGRGEPGLPGPPGPTGAQGNPGPPGEGLPGPKGDRGYEGPRGNRGLSGVGVKGDKGSFGPPGVPGPLGATGPGLQGEKGDQGPVGPSGPRGAPGIGLTGPKGNQGLPGEAGAPGERGVGQPGPKGDPGAEGLPGFPGQPGEDGAAGQKGDLGLPGPRGPDGAPGKGSPGNKGDRGDRGARGLPGAVGPVGPTGPKGEAGNPGPPGTTGPSGRGIPGAKGEPGPQGPAGAVGEPGRGFSGPKGDRGSPGSVGSPGVKGEGFPGLPGLPGPPGLLGETGSDGVGLPGPKGDRGLPGPAGPAGPPGLGLIGAKGSGGQTGPVGPPGLPGEGIQGSKGEPGFPGIPGPRGPPGQGLQGDKGDRGYRGEKGLKGDRGESGEPGTAGATGRLGEKGEPGLTRDEVIKIVRSICSCGVSCRQTPLELVFVIDSSESVGPDNFNVIKDFVNALIDRASVSRDTTRVGVVLYSHINTVVVSLEQEASRDEIKSAVRSMTYMGEGTFTGSAIHRAGQVFRAARPGVRKVAIVITDGQADRRDAVSLEKAVTEAQGSDVEMFVIGVLNKSDPLYEEFKKELNLMASDPDSQHVYLIDDFKTLPALEKKLLSHICEDGDRRLFSSVPSSGLAPGFHEVSGNVREPPYRTDTDTPTFTGDVRRVHMLPGPPGSHLHREPVSPQKPDPDTRTSTDSHIIPLFDPELFRPVTEEKRTPAPPVVESGAAAAGVARPTLKVPTEEKTPLLTSDTYASVPAAERCSQILDPGPCRDYVVRWYYDATANSCAQFWFGGCRGNSNQFESESVCRENCVKA, encoded by the exons ATGGAAATGTTGCAGCGTAGAAACCTGAggttttctcctctgctgctgctggttctggttctggttctggtttacGAGGCCACGGGTCAGAGAAGAACGACACAAGGACACAACATCAACTACAGGCTGCATGaagatggagatgatgatggaggagaagaag ctcaggcGTGTTCTCTGGAGGTGGCCTTCATCCTCGACAGCTCTGAGAGCGCCAAGATCTTCCTGTTTGAGAAGCAGAAGGCCTTCGTGTTGGGCTTCAGCACGAGGCTGGCCACGCTGCACATGGCCGGCTGGAGGCTGAGGGTGCGGATGGCCGCGCTTCAGTACAGCAGCACCGTGTCTGTCGAGCAGCGCTTCTCCGCCTGGAGGGACCTGGACTCGTTCCACGGCCGCGTCAGCACCATGAGCTACATCGGCCACGGCACCTACACCAGCTACGCCGTCACCAACGCCTCGCAGCTGCTGGTGGAGGAGACGGCGGCTGACAGCGTAAGGGTCGCGGTTCTGATGACGGACGGCGTGGATCACCCACGCAGCCCCGACGTGGTCGCGGCTGCGGCGGAGGGCAAAGATCACGGCGTCCGGTTCTTCGCCGTGGGTTTATCGGACATCGCGCAGCAGAGTCAGAACAACGCCAAACTGCGAGCCGTCGCCAGCACGCCGACTCAGCAGTTTCTCCAGAGTCTGCTCGATCATCAGCTGGAGGACAAGCTGCTCAAAGAGATG aCTGCTGTTGCACTCGAGGGG TGTCAACAACCCCAAACGTGTCTGTGTGAAAGAGGAGAGACAGGCCAGCCTGGAATTCca GGTAGAAAAGGAGACACAGGGTTCAGAGGACCACCTGGTCTGAAAGGAGCAAGG GGAGAGCCTGGATTAAATGGTCGGCCTGGAATTGATGGTCCAGag GGTCGTCCAGGTTACAAAGGCAACAAG ggagacagaggagactgtGGAACTCCAGGAGACAAAGGAGACGCC GGATTTGAGGGACCTCCAGGCTCACGAGGTTCAAAAGGAGAAAAG GGTTCACTTGGACCACCAGGGGACGCCGGTCCTGACGGACTTGCAGGACCTAAA GGAGACAAAGGACACAGTGGAGTTCCTGGACCACCGGGAGAATTTGGGATTGGATTTCCAGGATCCAAG GGTGAAAAGGGTCTTCAGGGAAGACAAGGACCTTTAGGTCCTGTGGGCAGAGGAGAACCAGGACTACCA GGACCTCCAGGACCTACTGGAGCTCAGGGAAACCCTGGACCACCTGGAGAGGGACTCCCTGGACCAAAG GGCGATCGAGGATACGAAGGTCCGAGGGGCAATCGTGGTCTCTCCGGTGTTGGGGTCAAAGGTGATAAG GGCAGTTTTGGACCCCCTGGAGTTCCAGGTCCACTTGGTGCTACTGGTCCAGGTCTTCAAGGAGAAAag GGCGATCAAGGTCCAGTGGGACCTTCAGGACCAAGAGGAGCTCCAGGAATTGGACTCACTGGACCAAAG GGTAATCAGGGTCTTCCAGGCGAAGCTGGAGctccaggagagagaggagtgggACAACCAGGACCTAAA ggcGATCCAGGAGCTGAGGGGTTGCCAGGTTTTCCAGGTCAGCCAGGAGAAGACGGAGCTGCAGGACAGAAG GGTGACCTCGGGTTACCAGGACCCCGGGGACCTGACGGTGCTCCAGGTAAAGGTTCGCCTGGAAACAAG ggagacagaggagacagaggagccCGGGGCCTCCCAGGTGCAGTCGGTCCTGTGGGGCCAACGGGGCCaaag ggaGAAGCAGGAAATCCAGGTCCTCCAGGAACAACTGGACCCTCGGGTCGAGGAATACCTGGAGCCAAG ggaGAACCAGGTCCTCAAGGTCCAGCTGGAGCTGTGGGAGAACCAGGACGAGGTTTTTCTGGACCTAAA ggCGACAGAGGCTCACCTGGTTCTGTTGGTTCACCTGGGGTCAAAGGTGAAGGTTTTCCTGGTCTCCCT GGTCTTCCAGGACCTCCAGGTCTGCTGGGAGAGACCGGATCAGACGGTGTTGGTTTACCAGGACCAAAG GGAGACCGGGGTTTGCCTGGACCTGCTGGACCTGCAGGACCTCCAGGACTCGGTCTGATTGGTGCAAAG GGTTCAGGAGGACAGACGGGACCAGTGGGTCCTCCAGGTTTACCTGGGGAAGGAATTCAAGGATCAAAG gGGGAGCCTGGATTTCCTGGGATTCCCGGTCCTCGAGGTCCTCCAGGACAAGGTCTGCAGGGAGACAAg GGCGATCGAGGGTACAGAGGTGAGAAAGGCTTaaagggagacagaggagaatcTGGAGAACCAGGAACCGCCGGAGCTACG GGTCGACTGGGAGAGAAGGGAGAACCAGGACTCACA agaGATGAAGTCATTAAAATAGTGAGATCCATCTGCA GTTGTGGAGTGAGCTGCCGTCAAACACCGCTGGAGCTGGTTTTCGTGATCGACAGTTCAGAGAGCGTCGGCCCCGACAACTTCAACGTGATCAAGGACTTCGTGAACGCCCTGATCGACCGCGCCTCGGTCAGCAGAGACACCACGCGGGTGGGCGTGGTCCTCTACAGCCACATCAACACGGTGGTGGTCAGCCTGGAGCAGGAGGCCTCGCGGGACGAGATCAAGTCCGCCGTGCGCTCCATGACCTACATGGGCGAGGGCACGTTCACCGGCAGCGCCATCCACCGGGCCGGCCAGGTGTTCCGCGCCGCGCGGCCAGGCGTGAGGAAGGTGGCCATCGTCATCACAGACGGTCAGGCGGACAGGAGGGACGCCGTCAGTCTGGAGAAGGCGGTGACAGAAGCTCAGGGAAGCGACGTAGAGATGTTTGTCATCGGCGTGTTGAACAAGAGCGACCCGCTGTACGAGGAGTTCAAGAAGGAGCTCAACCTCATGGCCTCTGACCCCGACAGTCAACACGTTTACCTGATCGATGACTTCAAAACTCTGCCAG CTCTGGAGAAGAAGCTGCTGAGTCACATCTGTGAGGACGGAGACAGACGACTCTTCAGCTCCGTCCCGAGCTCTGGATTAGCTCCGGGATTCCACGAGGTCTCTGGGAACGTCAGGGAACCTCCGTACAGGACGGACACGGACACGCCCACTTTCACCGGAGACGTCAGGAGAGTTCACATGCTG CCCGGTCCTCCAGGTTCTCACCTGCATAGAGAAcctgtgtctccacagaaacCTGATCCTGACACCAGAACCTCCACAGACTCTCACATAATCCCACTGTTTGACCCGGAGCTTTTCAGACcagtgacagaggagaagaggactCCGGCGCCACCTGTGGTGGAGagcggagcagcagcagctggagtaGCTCGTCCAACTCTGAAGGTCCCGACCGAGGAGAAGACGCCGCTGTTGACCTCTGACACCTACGCCTCAG tccCTGCAGCCGAGCGGTGCAGTCAGATCCTGGACCCCGGTCCGTGTCGGGACTACGTGGTGAGGTGGTACTACGACGCCACGGCCAACTCCTGCGCTCAGTTCTGGTTCGGAGGCTGCAGAGGAAACAGTAACCAGTTTGAGAGCGAGAGCGTGTGCAGAGAAAACTGCGTCAAAGCCTGA